The Sporomusa termitida genome has a window encoding:
- a CDS encoding DUF1540 domain-containing protein — MSLSGVKCTVSCCKYWKQGEQCEASGIQVNIDGGAAHARQSDQTNCHTFEAKHS, encoded by the coding sequence ATGTCATTATCAGGAGTAAAATGTACTGTATCCTGCTGTAAGTATTGGAAACAAGGCGAGCAATGTGAGGCTTCTGGGATCCAGGTCAACATTGATGGCGGTGCCGCCCATGCCCGGCAAAGTGATCAAACGAACTGCCATACTTTTGAAGCCAAGCATTCCTAA